From the genome of Vigna angularis cultivar LongXiaoDou No.4 chromosome 11, ASM1680809v1, whole genome shotgun sequence, one region includes:
- the LOC108334054 gene encoding protein HIRA isoform X2, whose translation MSNGICTAVLRGHSSLVKGVAWDPIGSFIASQSDDKTVIIWRTSDWSLAHRTDGHWAKSLGSTFFRRLGWSPCGHFITTTHGFQKPRHSAPVLERGEWSATFDFLGHNAPIIVVKFNHSMFRRNLTNAQEMKSVPVGWSNGTSKTGSKEPQPYNVIAIGSQDRTITVWTTASPRPLFVAKHFFTQSVVDLSWSPDGYSLFACSLDGSVATFHFEVKELGQRLGDAELDELKRSRYGDVKGRKANLAESPAQLLLEAASAKLTTSKKVVSDVQQNQIKAKAYADAGATTKNAEPQNDDSKKSVGPVGDASNKATTSGRISSPVKQREYRRPDGRKRIIPEAVGVPVQQENISGAVQQSLDFPAVSSDHRKDTDRIVSNDDGVRVSTLGGAHGRNTDLKERSGVTSKTTISESLVIEKVPASAGDGSVNVDQSVNLMTSSSSASCSGTLSIRVFDKKSGEDSSPILLEARSREHAVNDIVGLGNTSMMKETEIVCSKGSQILWSDWISEKVTVLAGNGNFWAVGCEDGCLLIYTKGGRRAMPTMMMGSAATFIDCDERWTLLLVTRDGSLYLWDLFNRTCLLQHSLSSLVSSSPNTSAKDAGTIKVISVKLSKSGSPLVVLATRHAFLFDMNVKCWLRVADDCFPASNFSSSWSLGSIQSGELAALQVDLRKYLARKPGWTRITDDGVQTRAHLETQLASSLALGSPNEYRQCLLAYVRFLAREADESRLREVCESFLGPPTGMSEETSSDSKNLAWDPFVLGMRKHKLLREDILPSMASNRKVQRLLNEFMDLLSEYDITDANQEQTNRTVPSSSPPATNPVEGSSLEQPKLDHSTHLEKEQAGFPATLTNEGSADTPMTDQANKDA comes from the exons ATGAGCAATGGCATTTGCACTGCTGTTCTAAGGGGCCACTCTAGTCTGGTTAAGGGGGTTGCCTGGGATCCTATTGGCTCTTTTATAGCAAGTCAATCTGATGATAAAACTGTAATTATTTGGCGAACTAGTGATTGGAGTCTTGCCCATAGGACAGATGGTCACTGGGCAAAATCA CTTGGATCAACCTTTTTCAGGCGTCTTGGATGGTCACCTTGTGGTCATTTTATCACCACTACTCATGGTTTCCAGAAGCCAAGGCATTCTGCCCCAGTGCTAGAGAGAGGGGAATGGTCTGCAACGTTTGATTTTCTAGGACACAATGCTCCAATCATTGTGGTGAAGTTCAACCATTCTATGTTCAGAAGAAATTTGACCAATGCTCAGGAAATGAAATCTGTACCCGTTGGGTGGTCCAATGGCACTTCCAAGACCGGAAGCAAAGAGCCACAGCCTTACAATGTTATTGCCATTGGAAGTCAGGATCGAACTATAACAGTTTGGACTACTGCAAGTCCTCGTCCTCTATTTGTGGCTAAGCATTTTTTTACTCAAAGTGTTGTGGATTTGTCCTG GAGCCCTGATGGATATTCACTTTTTGCATGTTCCTTGGATGGGTCCGTGGCTACATTTCATTTTGAGGTAAAGGAACTTGGTCAGAGATTAGGTGATGCTGAGCTAGACGAGTTGAAGAGAAGTCGTTATGGTGATGTGAAGGGTCGTAAAGCAAACTTAGCTGAAAGTCCAGCACAGTTACTGTTAGAAGCTGCTTCTGCCAAGCTAACAACTAGCAAAAAAGTGGTTTCGGATGTTCAGCAAAACCAAATTAAGGCAAAAGCTTATGCTGATGCGGGGGCTACTACAAAGAATGCTGAGCCTCAAAATGATGATAGTAAGAAGAGTGTAGGTCCAGTTGGTGATGCATCAAACAAAGCTACAACTTCTGGCCGGATTTCTAGTCCTGTCAAGCAAAGAGAATATAGACGACCTGATGGCCGTAAAAGAATTATTCCAGAAGCAGTTGGAGTACCTGTTCAACAGGAAAACATTTCAGGTGCAGTTCAGCAATCACTTGATTTTCCTGCAGTGTCTTCGGATCACAGAAAGGATACTGACCGAATTGTTTCCAATGATGATGGTGTAAGAGTAAGTACATTGGGAGGAGCACATGGGAGAAATACTGATTTGAAAGAGCGTTCCGGGGTTACTTCCAAGACCACAATTTCTGAGAGCCTAGTGATTGAGAAGGTTCCAGCTTCTGCGGGTGATGGAAGTGTCAATGTTGACCAGTCGGTCAATTTGATGACATCCAGTTCTTCAGCTTCTTGTAGTGGTACACTTTCCATTAGAGTATTTGACAAGAAAAGCGGAGAAGATTCTTCGCCTATTCTTTTGGAAGCACGGTCGAGAGAACATGCTGTAAATGACATTGTAGGGCTGGGAAATACATCTATGATGAAAGAAACAGAAATCGTGTGCTCGAAGGGGTCTCAGATACTATGGTCTGATTGGATATCAGAAAAAGTTACTGTTTTAGCTGGCAATGGAAATTTTTGGGCAGTTGGGTGTGAAGATGGATGTCTGCTG ATTTACACAAAGGGTGGTAGACGAGCAATGCCTACCATGATGATGGGTTCTGCAGCAACATTTATAGACTGTGACGAACGCTGGACATTACTGCTGGTGACAAGGGATGGATCCCTGTACTTATGGGATTTATTCAACCGAACTTGTCTTCTTCAACATTCATTGTCTTCTCTGGTTTCTTCAAGTCCTAACACATCTGCTAAAGATGCAG GAACCATTAAAGTTATATCTGTGAAACTATCAAAATCGGGTTCCCCTCTCGTAGTGTTGGCCACTCGTCATGCTTTCTTATTTGATATGAATGTCAAGTGTTGGCTGAGGGTTGCAGATGATTGCTTTCCTGCATCAAATTTTTCCAGCTCTTGGAGTTTGGGTTCGATTCAAAGCGGTGAGCTGGCAGCATTGCAGGTTGATCTTAGAAAATATTTGGCCCGGAAGCCAGGTTGGACTAG AATTACTGATGATGGAGTACAGACGCGTGCCCATTTGGAAACTCAATTGGCTTCTTCCTTGGCTTTGGGGTCCCCTAATGAATATCGCCAATGCCTTTTGGCATACGTACGCTTTCTTGCAAG AGAAGCTGATGAATCTCGTTTACGAGAAGTCTGTGAGAGTTTCCTTGGACCTCCAACAGGGATGTCCGAGGAAACATCTTCGGATTCAAAGAACTTAGCATGGGATCCTTTTGTGCTT GGAATGAGGAAACACAAGCTCCTTAGGGAAGATATTCTTCCATCCATGGCATCAAACAGAAAAGTCCAAAGATTGCTGAATGAATTCATGGATCTTTTATCCGAGTACGATATCACTGATGCAAATCAAGAGCAAACAAACCGCACAGTGCCGAGTTCATCTCCACCAGCAACCAATCCAGTTGAGGGCAGTTCTCTAGAGCAACCAAAATTGGATCACAGTACCCATCTGGAAAAGGAGCAAGCAGGTTTCCCTGCAACACTCACAAATGAAGGCAGTGCAGATACCCCTATGACAGATCAAGCTAACAAGGATGCATAA
- the LOC108333424 gene encoding pentatricopeptide repeat-containing protein At2g27610, with the protein MTLNATLRAFSNTSTNPILRLGRYQFHCHSNPFLQSHAVTLNSESLLRDTDPPIAQQLFDQSPIRDLKRHNRLLFGSFSNEQSQEALHHFVFLCRSNLSPDELSMCYVLDYCAGSSDGTVGEQVHCQCVKCGLVHHVSVGNSIVDMYMKNENYRDGRRVFDEMGHRNVMSWNSLLTGYSLNGFNGQVWELFCQMQVEGYRPNYYTVSTVIPALAKLSVVAVGMQTHAMVVKLGFEAEKVVCNSLISMLSKSGMLRGARAIFYGMENKDSVSWNSMIAGLVINGQDLEAFEIFNNMQLAGAKPTSATFTSVIKSCANLKELGLLRVLHCKTLKNGFSNHQKVLTTLMVALTKCKEMDDAFSLFSLMEGVQSVVSWTAMISGYLQNGGTDQAVNLFSQMRSEGVKPNHFTYSAILTVQHVAFISEIHAEVIKTNYEKSSSVGTALLDAYVKIGIINDAVKVFQLIEVKDVIAWSAMLAGYAQAGETEEAARIFHQLTKEGIKPNEFTFCSIINACTAPTASVEQGKQFHAYAIKLRLHNALCVSSSLVTMYAKRGNIDSAHEVFKRQKERDLVSWNSMISGYAQHGQAKKALEVFEMQKQKLQVDAITFIGVLSACTHAGLVEKGQNYFNAMINDHHVNPTMEHYSCMIDLYSRAGMVEKAMDIINGMPFPPAATVWRIVLAASRVHHNIELGKLAAEKIIALEPEDSAAYVLLSNMYAAAGNWQEKVSVRKLMDKRKVKKEPGYSWIEVKNKTYSFLAGDLSHPLSDHIYSKLSELNTRLRDAGYQPDTNYVFHDIEDEQKETILSHHSERLAIAFGLIATLPGIPLQIVKNLRVCGDCHSFIKLVSLIEQRYIVVRDSNRFHHFKEGLCSCGDYW; encoded by the coding sequence ATGACTTTGAATGCAACTTTAAGGGCATTCTCCAACACTTCAACCAACCCAATTCTCAGACTTGGACGATACCAATTTCACTGTCACTCCAACCCTTTTTTGCAATCTCATGCTGTTACCTTAAATTCAGAGAGTCTTTTAAGGGACACTGACCCTCCCATTGCACAACAACTGTTCGATCAAAGTCCCATTAGAGACCTCAAACGACATAACCGGCTTCTCTTTGGTTCCTTTAGCAATGAACAATCCCAAGAAGCCCTCCACCACTTTGTCTTTCTTTGCCGTTCCAATTTATCTCCCGATGAGTTAAGCATGTGCTATGTTTTGGATTATTGTGCTGGTTCCTCTGATGGGACTGTCGGTGAACAAGTGCATTGTCAGTGTGTCAAATGTGGATTGGTGCATCATGTTAGCGTAGGAAACTCTATTGTTGATATGtacatgaaaaatgaaaattatagaGACGGGAGGAGAGTTTTTGATGAAATGGGTCACAGGAATGTGATGTCTTGGAATTCCTTGCTCACAGGTTATTCGTTGAATGGGTTTAATGGTCAGGTGTGGGAGTTGTTTTGTCAGATGCAAGTTGAGGGATATAGGCCTAACTATTATACTGTTTCTACGGTAATTCCAGCTTTGGCCAAGCTGAGTGTGGTTGCTGTAGGAATGCAAACTCATGCCATGGTTGTAAAGCTCGGTTTCGAGGCAGAAAAAGTCGTGTGCAACTCTCTGATTAGTATGCTTTCAAAGTCAGGGATGCTAAGAGGTGCTAGAGCTATTTTTTATGGCATGGAGAACAAGGATTCAGTTTCTTGGAATAGCATGATTGCTGGACTTGTGATAAATGGACAAGATTTGGAagcttttgaaatatttaacaACATGCAACTTGCAGGGGCTAAGCCTACAAGCGCGACATTTACATCTGTTATCAAGTCATGTGCCAACCTTAAAGAATTGGGGTTGTTAAGAGTGCTGCACTGTAAGACTCTTAAAAATGGGTTTTCCAATCACCAAAAGGTACTAACAACGCTCATGGTAGCATTAACTAAGTGCAAGGAAATGGATGATGCCTTCAGTTTATTCTCCTTGATGGAGGGGGTTCAAAGTGTGGTTTCGTGGACTGCGATGATCAGTGGTTACTTGCAGAATGGGGGAACTGATCAGGCTGTGAATTTGTTTTCTCAAATGAGGAGTGAAGGTGTCAAACCAAATCATTTCACTTATTCTGCCATCCTTACTGTGCAACATGTTGCTTTCATTTCTGAAATACATGCAGAAGTCATCAAAACTAACTATGAGAAGTCATCTTCGGTGGGAACTGCACTTTTAGATGCTTATGTTAAGATAGGAATTATTAATGATGCTGTTAAAGTTTTTCAACTAATTGAAGTCAAGGACGTAATAGCTTGGTCTGCAATGCTAGCGGGATATGCCCAAGCTGGAGAAACTGAAGAAGCTGCTAGAATCTTTCACCAATTAACAAAGGAGGGGATTAAACCAAATGAATTTACCTTTTGCAGCATCATTAATGCCTGTACAGCTCCAACAGCATCAGTAGAGCAAGGAAAACAATTTCATGCTTATGCAATTAAACTGAGATTGCATAATGCTCTGTGTGTAAGTAGTTCCCTTGTTACCATGTATGCAAAGAGAGGCAACATTGATAGTGCACATGAAGTTTTCAAAAGGCAGAAGGAGAGGGACTTGGTTTCATGGAACTCAATGATCTCTGGATATGCACAGCATGGTCAGGCAAAGAAAGCATTAGAGGTATTTGAaatgcaaaaacaaaaattgcaaGTGGATGCTATAACATTCATTGGTGTCCTTTCTGCCTGCACTCATGCTGGCTTAGTGGAAAAAGGTCAAAACTACTTCAATGCAATGATCAATGATCATCATGTTAATCCAACAATGGAGCACTACTCCTGCATGATTGACCTATATAGCAGAGCAGGGATGGTGGAAAAAGCCATGGATATCATAAATGGGATGCCATTTCCACCAGCTGCAACCGTGTGGCGCATTGTTTTGGCAGCTTCCCGAGTACACCACAATATAGAGCTTGGGAAACTTGCAGCTGAAAAAATTATTGCACTCGAACCAGAAGACTCAGCTGCATATGTACTATTATCAAATATGTATGCTGCGGCAGGAAACTGGCAAGAGAAAGTCAGTGTTAGAAAACTAATGGATAAGAGAAAGGTGAAAAAAGAACCAGGGTACAGTTGGATTGAGGTGAAAAACAAGACTTACTCATTCTTGGCCGGTGATTTGTCGCATCCTTTGTCAGATCATATTTACTCAAAACTTTCAGAGTTAAATACCCGGTTGAGGGATGCAGGTTATCAGCCTGATACAAATTATGTGTTTCATGATATTGAAGATGAACAAAAAGAAACGATTCTTTCTCACCATAGTGAAAGGCTTGCCATTGCCTTTGGCTTAATAGCTACACTTCCTGGAATTCCCCTCCAGATTGTGAAGAATCTTAGAGTTTGTGGAGATTGCCACAGCTTTATTAAGTTAGTATCACTCATTGAACAGAGATATATTGTTGTTAGAGATTCAAACCGATTTCACCATTTTAAAGAGGGTTTGTGCTCATGTGGGGACTATTGGTGA
- the LOC108334156 gene encoding protein SUPPRESSOR OF K(+) TRANSPORT GROWTH DEFECT 1 isoform X2 produces MYSNFKEQAIEYVKQAVQEDNAGNYAKAFPLYMNALEYFKTHLKYEKNPKIKEAITQKFTEYLRRAEEIRAVLDDGGPGPASNGDAAVAARPKTKPKDGEGGGDGEDPEQAKLRAGLNSAIVREKPNVKWNDVAGLESAKQALQEAVILPVKFPQFFTGKRRPWRAFLLYGPPGTGKSYLAKAVATEAESTFFRSISGHVLLASIFNF; encoded by the exons ATGTATAGCAATTTTAAGGAGCAGGCGATAGAGTACGTGAAGCAGGCCGTGCAGGAAGACAATGCTGGGAACTACGCGAAAGCGTTTCCTCTCTACATGAACGCCTTGGAGTACTTCAAGACGCATCTCAAGTACGAGAAGAACCCTAAGATCAAGGAAGCCATCACGCAGAAATTCACCGAGTACCTGCGCCGGGCCGAAGAGATTCGAGCCGTCCTCGACGATGGAGGTCCAGGCCCGGCTTCTAACGGGGACGCCGCCGTAGCCGCCAGGCCCAAGACCAAGCCCAAGGATGGTGAAGGTGGTGGCGATGGGGAGGACCCCGAGCAAGCCAAGCTTAGGGCTGGCCTCAACTCGGCCATCGTGAGGGAGAAGCCCAACGTGAAGTGGAACGACGTCGCAGGGTTGGAGAGCGCAAAGCAGGCCTTGCAGGAGGCTGTGATTTTGCCTGTGAAGTTCCCTCAGTTCTTTACTG GGAAAAGACGTCCCTGGAGAGCCTTTTTGTTGTATGGACCTCCTGGAACGGGAAAATCTTATTTAGCGAAGGCAGTTGCAACAGAAGCTGAGTCCACATTTTTCAG GTCCATAAGTGGACATGTTCTTCTTGCAAgcatttttaacttttga
- the LOC108334156 gene encoding protein SUPPRESSOR OF K(+) TRANSPORT GROWTH DEFECT 1 isoform X1, producing the protein MYSNFKEQAIEYVKQAVQEDNAGNYAKAFPLYMNALEYFKTHLKYEKNPKIKEAITQKFTEYLRRAEEIRAVLDDGGPGPASNGDAAVAARPKTKPKDGEGGGDGEDPEQAKLRAGLNSAIVREKPNVKWNDVAGLESAKQALQEAVILPVKFPQFFTGKRRPWRAFLLYGPPGTGKSYLAKAVATEAESTFFSVSSSDLVSKWMGESEKLVSNLFEMARESAPSIIFIDEIDSLCGQRGEGNESEASRRIKTELLVQMQGVGHNDQKVLVLAATNTPYALDQAIRRRFDKRIYIPLPDLKARQHMFKVHLGDTPNNLTESDFEYLASRTEGFSGSDISVCVKDVLFEPVRKTQDAMFFFKNPEGMWIPCGPKQQGSVQTTMQDLATKGLASKILPPPITRTDFEKVLARQRPTVSKSDLDVHERFTKEFGEEG; encoded by the exons ATGTATAGCAATTTTAAGGAGCAGGCGATAGAGTACGTGAAGCAGGCCGTGCAGGAAGACAATGCTGGGAACTACGCGAAAGCGTTTCCTCTCTACATGAACGCCTTGGAGTACTTCAAGACGCATCTCAAGTACGAGAAGAACCCTAAGATCAAGGAAGCCATCACGCAGAAATTCACCGAGTACCTGCGCCGGGCCGAAGAGATTCGAGCCGTCCTCGACGATGGAGGTCCAGGCCCGGCTTCTAACGGGGACGCCGCCGTAGCCGCCAGGCCCAAGACCAAGCCCAAGGATGGTGAAGGTGGTGGCGATGGGGAGGACCCCGAGCAAGCCAAGCTTAGGGCTGGCCTCAACTCGGCCATCGTGAGGGAGAAGCCCAACGTGAAGTGGAACGACGTCGCAGGGTTGGAGAGCGCAAAGCAGGCCTTGCAGGAGGCTGTGATTTTGCCTGTGAAGTTCCCTCAGTTCTTTACTG GGAAAAGACGTCCCTGGAGAGCCTTTTTGTTGTATGGACCTCCTGGAACGGGAAAATCTTATTTAGCGAAGGCAGTTGCAACAGAAGCTGAGTCCACATTTTTCAG TGTTTCTTCATCAGACCTTGTTTCAAAGTGGATGGGTGAAAGTGAAAAGCTGGTTTCAAATCTTTTCGAAATGGCTCGAGAAAGTGCCCCATCCATCATATTCATTGATGAAATAGATTCCCTATGTGGTCAGCGTGGGGAAGGCAATGAGAGCGAAGCTTCAAGACGAATTAAAACAGAGCTTCTGGTTCAGATGCAG GGTGTAGGGCACAATGATCAGAAAGTTCTTGTTCTTGCAGCAACAAATACACCCTATGCCTTAGACCAG GCAATAAGGCGAAGATTTGATAAGCGCATATATATTCCACTACCAGATTTGAAGGCTCGCCAACACATGTTCAAG GTGCATCTGGGAGATACTCCTAATAACTTGACTGAAAGTGATTTTGAGTACTTGGCGAGCAGGACAGAGGGGTTTTCTGGTTCAGATATCTCTGTCTGT GTAAAAGATGTGTTATTTGAACCTGTTCGCAAAACCCAAGATGCAATGTTCTTCTTTAAAAATCCCGAGGGTATGTGGATCCCGTGTGGACCAAAGCAACAGGGTTCTGTACAAACCACAATGCAGGATCTTGCTACAAAAGGACTTGCTTCTAAG ATCCTTCCACCTCCTATTACGAGGACAGATTTTGAGAAGGTACTCGCGAGACAAAGGCCTACAGTAAGCAAATCCGACCTTGATGTTCACGAGAGATTCACGAAGGAGTTTGGAGAGGAAGGTTAA
- the LOC108334054 gene encoding protein HIRA isoform X1, with protein MIAEKPSWVRHEGMQIFSIDVQPGGLRFATGGGDHKVRIWNMKSVSTDIESDASSQRLLATLRDHFGSVNCVRWAKHGRFVASGSDDQAILIHERKPGSGTTEFGSGEPPDIENWKVAMTLRGHTADVVDLNWSPDDSALASGSLDNTIHIWNMSNGICTAVLRGHSSLVKGVAWDPIGSFIASQSDDKTVIIWRTSDWSLAHRTDGHWAKSLGSTFFRRLGWSPCGHFITTTHGFQKPRHSAPVLERGEWSATFDFLGHNAPIIVVKFNHSMFRRNLTNAQEMKSVPVGWSNGTSKTGSKEPQPYNVIAIGSQDRTITVWTTASPRPLFVAKHFFTQSVVDLSWSPDGYSLFACSLDGSVATFHFEVKELGQRLGDAELDELKRSRYGDVKGRKANLAESPAQLLLEAASAKLTTSKKVVSDVQQNQIKAKAYADAGATTKNAEPQNDDSKKSVGPVGDASNKATTSGRISSPVKQREYRRPDGRKRIIPEAVGVPVQQENISGAVQQSLDFPAVSSDHRKDTDRIVSNDDGVRVSTLGGAHGRNTDLKERSGVTSKTTISESLVIEKVPASAGDGSVNVDQSVNLMTSSSSASCSGTLSIRVFDKKSGEDSSPILLEARSREHAVNDIVGLGNTSMMKETEIVCSKGSQILWSDWISEKVTVLAGNGNFWAVGCEDGCLLIYTKGGRRAMPTMMMGSAATFIDCDERWTLLLVTRDGSLYLWDLFNRTCLLQHSLSSLVSSSPNTSAKDAGTIKVISVKLSKSGSPLVVLATRHAFLFDMNVKCWLRVADDCFPASNFSSSWSLGSIQSGELAALQVDLRKYLARKPGWTRITDDGVQTRAHLETQLASSLALGSPNEYRQCLLAYVRFLAREADESRLREVCESFLGPPTGMSEETSSDSKNLAWDPFVLGMRKHKLLREDILPSMASNRKVQRLLNEFMDLLSEYDITDANQEQTNRTVPSSSPPATNPVEGSSLEQPKLDHSTHLEKEQAGFPATLTNEGSADTPMTDQANKDA; from the exons ATGATAGCCGAGAAACCTAGTTGGGTTAGGCATGAAGGTATGCAAATTTTCTCCATTGATGTTCAACCCGGAGGGCTCAGGTTTGCTACTGGTGGTGGTGACCACAAG GTTCGAATATGGAATATGAAGTCTGTTAGTACTGACATAGAAAGTGATGCCTCTTCTCAAAGGCTTCTTGCAACCCTGCGGGATCACTTTGGATCTGTCAACTGTGTTAGGTGGGCAAAACATGGAAGGTTTGTTGCATCAGGGTCCGATGATCAGGCTATATTAATTCATGAGAGAAAACCTGGTTCAGGAACCACTGAATTTGGCAGTGGAGAGCCCCCAGATATTGAAAACTGGAAAGTTGCAATGACTTTGAGAGGGCACACTGCAGATGTG GTGGATCTTAATTGGTCTCCTGATGATTCTGCATTGGCTAGTGGGAGTTTGGACAACACTATCCACATATGGAATATGAGCAATGGCATTTGCACTGCTGTTCTAAGGGGCCACTCTAGTCTGGTTAAGGGGGTTGCCTGGGATCCTATTGGCTCTTTTATAGCAAGTCAATCTGATGATAAAACTGTAATTATTTGGCGAACTAGTGATTGGAGTCTTGCCCATAGGACAGATGGTCACTGGGCAAAATCA CTTGGATCAACCTTTTTCAGGCGTCTTGGATGGTCACCTTGTGGTCATTTTATCACCACTACTCATGGTTTCCAGAAGCCAAGGCATTCTGCCCCAGTGCTAGAGAGAGGGGAATGGTCTGCAACGTTTGATTTTCTAGGACACAATGCTCCAATCATTGTGGTGAAGTTCAACCATTCTATGTTCAGAAGAAATTTGACCAATGCTCAGGAAATGAAATCTGTACCCGTTGGGTGGTCCAATGGCACTTCCAAGACCGGAAGCAAAGAGCCACAGCCTTACAATGTTATTGCCATTGGAAGTCAGGATCGAACTATAACAGTTTGGACTACTGCAAGTCCTCGTCCTCTATTTGTGGCTAAGCATTTTTTTACTCAAAGTGTTGTGGATTTGTCCTG GAGCCCTGATGGATATTCACTTTTTGCATGTTCCTTGGATGGGTCCGTGGCTACATTTCATTTTGAGGTAAAGGAACTTGGTCAGAGATTAGGTGATGCTGAGCTAGACGAGTTGAAGAGAAGTCGTTATGGTGATGTGAAGGGTCGTAAAGCAAACTTAGCTGAAAGTCCAGCACAGTTACTGTTAGAAGCTGCTTCTGCCAAGCTAACAACTAGCAAAAAAGTGGTTTCGGATGTTCAGCAAAACCAAATTAAGGCAAAAGCTTATGCTGATGCGGGGGCTACTACAAAGAATGCTGAGCCTCAAAATGATGATAGTAAGAAGAGTGTAGGTCCAGTTGGTGATGCATCAAACAAAGCTACAACTTCTGGCCGGATTTCTAGTCCTGTCAAGCAAAGAGAATATAGACGACCTGATGGCCGTAAAAGAATTATTCCAGAAGCAGTTGGAGTACCTGTTCAACAGGAAAACATTTCAGGTGCAGTTCAGCAATCACTTGATTTTCCTGCAGTGTCTTCGGATCACAGAAAGGATACTGACCGAATTGTTTCCAATGATGATGGTGTAAGAGTAAGTACATTGGGAGGAGCACATGGGAGAAATACTGATTTGAAAGAGCGTTCCGGGGTTACTTCCAAGACCACAATTTCTGAGAGCCTAGTGATTGAGAAGGTTCCAGCTTCTGCGGGTGATGGAAGTGTCAATGTTGACCAGTCGGTCAATTTGATGACATCCAGTTCTTCAGCTTCTTGTAGTGGTACACTTTCCATTAGAGTATTTGACAAGAAAAGCGGAGAAGATTCTTCGCCTATTCTTTTGGAAGCACGGTCGAGAGAACATGCTGTAAATGACATTGTAGGGCTGGGAAATACATCTATGATGAAAGAAACAGAAATCGTGTGCTCGAAGGGGTCTCAGATACTATGGTCTGATTGGATATCAGAAAAAGTTACTGTTTTAGCTGGCAATGGAAATTTTTGGGCAGTTGGGTGTGAAGATGGATGTCTGCTG ATTTACACAAAGGGTGGTAGACGAGCAATGCCTACCATGATGATGGGTTCTGCAGCAACATTTATAGACTGTGACGAACGCTGGACATTACTGCTGGTGACAAGGGATGGATCCCTGTACTTATGGGATTTATTCAACCGAACTTGTCTTCTTCAACATTCATTGTCTTCTCTGGTTTCTTCAAGTCCTAACACATCTGCTAAAGATGCAG GAACCATTAAAGTTATATCTGTGAAACTATCAAAATCGGGTTCCCCTCTCGTAGTGTTGGCCACTCGTCATGCTTTCTTATTTGATATGAATGTCAAGTGTTGGCTGAGGGTTGCAGATGATTGCTTTCCTGCATCAAATTTTTCCAGCTCTTGGAGTTTGGGTTCGATTCAAAGCGGTGAGCTGGCAGCATTGCAGGTTGATCTTAGAAAATATTTGGCCCGGAAGCCAGGTTGGACTAG AATTACTGATGATGGAGTACAGACGCGTGCCCATTTGGAAACTCAATTGGCTTCTTCCTTGGCTTTGGGGTCCCCTAATGAATATCGCCAATGCCTTTTGGCATACGTACGCTTTCTTGCAAG AGAAGCTGATGAATCTCGTTTACGAGAAGTCTGTGAGAGTTTCCTTGGACCTCCAACAGGGATGTCCGAGGAAACATCTTCGGATTCAAAGAACTTAGCATGGGATCCTTTTGTGCTT GGAATGAGGAAACACAAGCTCCTTAGGGAAGATATTCTTCCATCCATGGCATCAAACAGAAAAGTCCAAAGATTGCTGAATGAATTCATGGATCTTTTATCCGAGTACGATATCACTGATGCAAATCAAGAGCAAACAAACCGCACAGTGCCGAGTTCATCTCCACCAGCAACCAATCCAGTTGAGGGCAGTTCTCTAGAGCAACCAAAATTGGATCACAGTACCCATCTGGAAAAGGAGCAAGCAGGTTTCCCTGCAACACTCACAAATGAAGGCAGTGCAGATACCCCTATGACAGATCAAGCTAACAAGGATGCATAA